In one window of Lathyrus oleraceus cultivar Zhongwan6 unplaced genomic scaffold, CAAS_Psat_ZW6_1.0 chrUn0865, whole genome shotgun sequence DNA:
- the LOC127115028 gene encoding uncharacterized protein LOC127115028, producing MENIRSQDSRRTQNARHRRQRMSVEQRQEELARRRSNYRQNKDKGKQVQTCDLSDMRTMMPFQDLTNANFASRFYQRAHDNEAGPSTTYASRVPSTDKNFIYPIFQQNDNHEARPFIRNIDDNDYESHSQNINSPVETHKTQTVFDQGVHVDESLVATGRGIYTFRAQGAIYHKIGGFHPNQGSRPRYLQLYIYDTDHELQNRMRENPILNQAVVYKLQKLLHQCNPFVIMFRKVALEPNIKQCGGDEDTIKRGRDINVINCDGKLTKVQETMGYYDPLQYPILLPFGTYGWDIETKTTVGKNVTCREYYSYVLQGRLLQQYVVDNYVKIEIGRLRWIRRNQNNIRSEIMSDKEQYCHRHLLAVSEI from the exons ATGGAAAATATTCGTAGTCAAGATTCAAGACGGACACAAAATGCAAGACATCGAAGACAGCGGATGAGTGTTGAGCAAAGACAAGAAGAATTGGCTAGAAGGCGTTCGAATTATAGACAAAATAAAGACAAAGGaaaacaagttcaaacatgtGATCTTTCTGATATGAGAACCATGATGCCATTTCAAGACTTGACAAATGCCAATTTTGCTTCTCGGTTTTATCAAAGAGCACATGACAATGAAGCTGGACCGAGTACCACATATGCCAGTCGCGTTCCATCCACGG ATAAAAATTTTATATACCCGATTTTCCAACAAAATGATAACCACGAAGCAAGACCATTTATAAGAAATATTGATGACAATGATTATG AATCACATTCGCAAAATATTAATTCACCTGTTGAAACTCACAAAACACAAACAGTTTTTGATCAAG GTGTTCATGTCGACGAAAGTTTGGTTGCAACTGGTCGTGGTATTTACACATTTCGTGCTCAAGGCGCAATTTATCACAAAATAGGAGGTTTTCATCCGAATCAAGGTTCAAGGCCACGTTACTTGCAGTTATACATTTATGATACCGATCATGAGCTTCAAAATAGGATGAGGGAAAACCCAATACTTAACCAAGCCGTAGTGTATAAATTGCAAAAACTACTCCACCAATGCAACCCGTTTGTCATCATGTTTAGGAAGGTTGCACTAGAGCCAAATATTAAACAAT GCGGTGGTGATGAAGATACAATAAAACGTGGAAGAGATATAAATGTGATCAATTGTGATGGAAAGCTAACAAAGGTTCAAGAAACAATGGGGTATTATGATCCTTTACAGTATCCTATATTGTTACCGTTTGGAACATATGGTTGGGACATAGAAACAAAAACTACTGTTGGAAAAAATGTTACATGCCGAGAGTACTACAGTTATGTGCTTCAG GGTCGACTTTTACAACAGTATGTTGTAGACAATTATGTAAAGATTGAGATAGGAAGGTTAAGATGGATCCGAAGAAATCAAAATAATATTCGGTCTGAG ATAATGTCGGACAAAGAACAATACTGCCATCGTCATTTATTGGCAGTAAGCGAGATATGA
- the LOC127115033 gene encoding uncharacterized protein LOC127115033: MTQGYQDGMAIVLNNGKPDIFLTMTCNPSWIEITSELGLRQTPQDRPDLLTRIFRSKFEQLKDDVTNKGVLGRVKSYMYVTEFQKHGLPHVHMLLILDIDDKLREPEEYDSVVKAEIPRHESEPELYEAVVKHMIHGSCGVLNQSSPCMKNGHCKKRHPKDFCEETRQGNDSYPEYMRRFSDPIFLNRNKSVDNRWVVPYNPWLLLKYDCHINVEICSSIKSIKYLYKYVYKGPDRVAMEVHRGTCMDEIQQYVDARWICAPEALWKIFKFTLYKLYPSVERLQIHLPNNHQVRFYKHQRITNVLNDNQNAVTMLTEFFALNQMDPHARNYLYREIPEHYCWLKGVKKWQRRRTKQKVIGRIYTVSPSEGEKFYLRVLLSHLRGPTSWECLLTHNGACFFTFKKAAED, translated from the coding sequence ATGACACAGGGATACCAAGATGGTATGGCCATTGTTCTTAACAATGGTAAACCAGACATATTCCTTACAATGACATGCAATCCTTCTTGGATTGAGATAACTTCAGAACTAGGCCTCCGTCAAACCCCACAAGATCGACCTGATTTGTTAACAAGAATTTTTCGATCAAAATTTGAGCAGTTGAAGGATGATGTCACTAACAAAGGAGTCTTAGGGAGGGTTAAAAGTTATATGTATGTAACCGAATTTCAGAAACATGGACTACCACATGTGCATATGCTACTCATCTTGGATATTGATGACAAGTTACGGGAACCTGAAGAGTATGATAGTGTGGTGAAAGCAGAAATACCACGACATGAATCTGAACCAGAATTGTATGAAGCTGTGGTAAAACACATGATCCATGGGTCATGTGGAGTGTTGAATCAAAGCTCTCCGTGTATGAAGAATGGTCATTGTAAAAAAAGACACCCAAAAGACTTCTGTGAAGAGACGCGTCAGGGAAATGACTCATATCCTGAGTACATGAGAAGGTTTAGTGATCCCATTTTTTTAAATAGAAATAAGTCTGTTGATAATAGATGGGTGGTTCCTTATAATCCATGGTTGTTGTTGAAGTACGATTGTCACATCAATGTTGAGATTTGCAGCAGCATCAAAAGTATTAAATATTTGTATAAATATGTTTACAAAGGTCCTGATCGAGTTGCAATGGAGGTTCACAGAGGTACATGTATGGATGAGATTCAACAATATGTTGATGCAAGATGGATTTGTGCTCCAGAGGCATTATGGAAAATATTTAAATTCACACTTTACAAGTTATACCCCTCTGTTGAAAGACTACAAATCCACTTGCCAAATAATCATCAAGTGCGGTTCTATAAGCATCAAAGAATCACAAATGTACTAAATGATAACCAAAATGCAGTAACCATGCTCACTGAGTTCTTTGCACTAAACCAAATGGATCCACATGCTAGGAATTATTTGTACAGAGAGATTCCAGAGCATTATTGTTGGCTAAAAGGGGTCAAAAAATGGCAGCGAAGACGGACAAAACAAAAAGTTATTGGTCGAATCTATACAGTATCTCCTTCAGAAGGTGAGAAATTTTATTTACGTGTTTTGTTGTCTCATTTAAGAGGTCCAACAAGCTGGGAATGCCTTCTTACACATAATGGTGCATGTTTTTTCACATTCAAAAAAGCAGCTGAGGATTAG
- the LOC127115034 gene encoding uncharacterized protein LOC127115034, producing the protein MVKDYQMTNIVVGNNFEDMLLRELRDLLLLHGKLIKNYDLPILTMETNEVGGVPTIIQEELSVQILDEDIQSVEKLNNDQMSAYNTIMNAIHQKQSQFFFVDGPEGTGKPFLYRTIMANLRRNSQIVLATASSGIAATLLPGGRTAHSRFGIPIDIEPISICKITNNCDLAKLIRITNAIIWDEAPMINRYCVEALDRSLQDIMNINALFGGKIMIMGGDFRQVLPVIEKGSRGQMISACIVRSQLWATTKIIHLRQNMRSIHDHEFA; encoded by the coding sequence ATGGTGAAGGATTATCAAATGACAAATATTGTTGTGGGAAATAACTTTGAAGATATGTTATTGAGGGAATTGAGAGATCTTTTGCTGCTACATGGAAAACTAATCAAAAACTACGATCTTCCAATATTGACAATGGAAACAAATGAAGTCGGGGGAGTGCCAACAATTATTCAAGAAGAGTTGTCGGTCCAAATTCTAGATGAAGACATTCAATCAGTTGAGAAGTTAAATAATGACCAGATGAGTGCTTACAATACAATTATGAACGCCATCCACCAAAAACAAAGtcaatttttttttgttgatgGTCCTGAAGGAACAGGTAAACCTTTCCTTTATCGAACTATAATGGCAAATTTGAGACGTAATAGTCAAATTGTCTTAGCAACAGCTTCCTCAGGTATAGCTGCTACATTATTACCTGGTGGTAGAACTGCACACTCTCGATTTGGGATCCCCATTGATATAGAGCCCATTTCTATTTGCAAAATAACAAATAATTGTGACCTTGCAAAACTCATTAGAATAACCAATGCAATCATTTGGGATGAAGCACCCATGATAAATAGATATTGTGTGGAAGCATTAGATCGATCACTGCAAGATATTATGAATATCAATGCTCTATTTGGTGGAAAAATAATGATCATGGGAGGAGATTTTCGCCAGGTGCTTCCTGTTATTGAAAAAGGAAGTAGAGGACAAATGATTTCAGCGTGTATTGTTAGGTCTCAATTATGGGCCACCACAAAGATCATACACTTGCGCCAAAATATGCGATCAATTCATGACCACGAGTTTGCATAG
- the LOC127115035 gene encoding uncharacterized protein LOC127115035, producing MRIGDGNEPAKEDDMVKMPAEIVIPWEGESSIKKLIQHTFPQLENHGWDASYMVERAILTPKNYDVHVLNDMIINKFPGYEHILLSFDEVEGDTHNLYQQEYLHTIAPGTLPPHILKIKIGAPLMLLRNIDPKFELCNGTRLLCRGFFMNLLDVEILTGHNAGKRAFLPRIKLKTTNGAGLPFVLIRKQFPVKLSFAIHYK from the coding sequence ATGAGGATTGGAGATGGCAATGAACCTGCTAAAGAGGATGACATGGTCAAGATGCCTGCTGAAATTGTAATACCATGGGAAGGAGAAAGCTCCATAAAAAAGCTTATACAACATACATTTCCCCAATTAGAAAACCATGGATGGGATGCTTCATATATGGTGGAGAGAGCCATACTTACTCCCAAAAATTATGATGTACATGTGTTGAATGACATGATTATTAATAAGTTCCCTGGATATGAACATATTTTGTTATCTTTTGATGAGGTTGAGGGTGATACTCATAATCTATATCAACAGGAATACTTACACACAATTGCTCCTGGTACTTTACCACCACATATTTTAAAGATAAAAATAGGGGCTCCTCTGATGTTATTGCGTAACATAGACCCTAAATTTGAGTTGTGTAATGGGACAAGATTGTTATGTCGTGGTTTTTTTATGAATTTGCTTGATGTTGAAATACTTACAGGCCACAACGCTGGAAAAAGAGCATTTTTGCCAAGAATTAAGCTCAAAACCACTAATGGTGCAGGACTTCCTTTTGTGCTTATTAGAAAACAGTTTCCTGTCAAACTAAGTTTTGCAATTCACTATAAATAA